In one Thermodesulfobium acidiphilum genomic region, the following are encoded:
- the pckA gene encoding phosphoenolpyruvate carboxykinase (ATP) — translation MSNFIPKNVRSIKKNLSVPELIELAIKNGEGVLSSDGSLCVRTGKFTGRSPNDRFIVYDDITKDTVDWGKINLPLPEENYKIIKSKASAYMQNKDILEFSGSVGADPDYQFNVHIFCEYAFSALFSKFLFINSKNKIAKNSFTMFVLPGFSVDPETDKTNSDAAIILNLKEKTIIISGSMYCGEIKKAIFTCMNYFLPEKEVLPMHCSANIGKNNDVALFFGLSGTGKTTLSNDPERKLIGDDEHGWSENGIFNFEGGCYAKCINLSRENEPIIYNSIKFGSLLENVILTKDRTPDYTDSSITENTRAAYPMKAVSIAHDKLYGPHPKCIIFLTADAFGVMPPVAKLSPQDARDYFLCGYTSKLAGTERGIIEPQTTFSFCFGAPFMPRKPIEYASLLEKKIREHSVRIYLLNTGWIGGPFGIGKRIDIKTTRTIVKHIIEGTIENSKFIKDKYFGLTIPEYLEGIAPEILNPINSWENKEEYTKKAIELAKKIENQIKKHKE, via the coding sequence ATGTCAAACTTTATTCCAAAAAATGTTAGAAGTATTAAAAAAAACCTTAGCGTCCCAGAACTAATAGAACTAGCCATAAAAAATGGCGAGGGGGTATTATCGAGCGACGGTTCTCTTTGTGTTAGAACAGGCAAGTTTACAGGCAGATCCCCAAACGATAGATTTATAGTTTATGACGATATAACTAAAGATACTGTTGATTGGGGAAAGATAAACCTACCTCTACCAGAAGAGAACTACAAAATTATAAAATCAAAAGCTTCGGCTTATATGCAAAATAAAGATATTTTAGAATTTAGCGGCTCTGTAGGAGCGGATCCAGATTATCAATTTAACGTTCACATTTTTTGCGAATATGCCTTTTCAGCTCTTTTTTCAAAATTTTTGTTTATAAATAGCAAAAACAAAATAGCAAAAAATTCTTTTACAATGTTTGTTTTACCAGGTTTTTCTGTTGATCCAGAAACTGACAAAACTAACTCTGATGCAGCAATAATTCTTAATCTGAAAGAAAAAACAATAATAATATCTGGAAGTATGTATTGCGGAGAAATAAAAAAAGCAATATTTACCTGTATGAATTATTTTCTACCAGAAAAGGAAGTCCTTCCAATGCATTGCAGTGCAAATATTGGAAAAAACAACGATGTAGCACTTTTTTTTGGACTTTCTGGTACAGGAAAAACTACCCTATCTAACGACCCAGAAAGAAAGTTAATTGGCGACGATGAACACGGCTGGTCCGAAAACGGAATTTTTAATTTTGAAGGTGGCTGTTATGCTAAGTGTATTAATCTATCTCGTGAAAACGAACCCATAATCTATAATTCAATCAAATTTGGTAGTCTATTAGAAAATGTAATCCTTACTAAAGATAGAACTCCAGATTACACAGATTCATCTATCACAGAAAATACAAGAGCTGCATATCCCATGAAAGCAGTTAGCATAGCCCACGATAAACTATACGGTCCACATCCAAAATGCATTATTTTCCTCACAGCAGATGCTTTCGGAGTTATGCCACCAGTTGCAAAACTAAGCCCTCAAGATGCCAGGGATTACTTTTTATGCGGTTATACTAGCAAATTAGCAGGCACAGAAAGAGGAATAATTGAACCACAGACTACCTTCTCTTTTTGTTTTGGAGCTCCATTTATGCCAAGAAAACCAATAGAGTATGCCTCATTACTTGAAAAGAAAATAAGGGAGCATAGTGTAAGAATATACCTCTTAAATACTGGCTGGATTGGTGGGCCATTTGGCATTGGCAAAAGAATAGATATCAAAACTACAAGAACTATAGTAAAACATATAATCGAAGGAACAATTGAAAACTCAAAATTTATAAAAGACAAATACTTTGGACTTACTATACCAGAATATCTTGAGGGCATCGCACCAGAAATACTAAATCCAATAAATTCCTGGGAGAACAAAGAAGAGTATACAAAAAAAGCTATTGAATTAGCAAAAAAGATTGAAAATCAAATCAAAAAACACAAAGAATAG
- the xseA gene encoding exodeoxyribonuclease VII large subunit, with the protein MNNNKPLTLYELNLMIQKVIKDNFESDIPLIAEVSRIIHNPSGFVSIELIEKKDNQIIAKNRAFIWSDKKFIMDVFETIVGEKLSEGMKILARVKVTYHPSYGLALNIFNIDPSYTIGEMQLKKNQILAKLENEGLLELNKSLELPLVPQNIALISSESAAGYEDFIRHLIYNEKGYNFNVKLFSSVMQGKDVENSIISSLDAIAEYRNFEVVVIVRGGGSVGELDCFNSYNLAKKISQFPIPVLVGIGHDRDKTVLDYVAYEGFKNPTAVAHFLINRVEAFENQLKDKLYKIFSLSSEKIDREIKTVERVSIRIKEKILENLNTSKSNINYIGNRIFPDFLRRIDLEKRKSDKILFNIFSRLKERVGDEYSFLQGKEYELKSKVISVFQENKNFVANLEREIRLKDPREILKRGFSITTLQGKVIKNYEDVAEGSSILTHFFNFDLFSVVERKVKTNE; encoded by the coding sequence ATGAACAACAATAAGCCCCTTACTTTATATGAACTTAATCTTATGATACAAAAGGTTATTAAAGACAATTTTGAAAGCGATATACCTTTAATTGCTGAGGTATCAAGAATAATTCATAATCCTAGTGGTTTTGTTAGTATTGAACTGATCGAAAAGAAAGATAATCAGATAATTGCCAAAAATCGTGCTTTTATTTGGAGCGATAAGAAATTTATAATGGATGTTTTTGAAACGATAGTTGGCGAAAAGCTTTCAGAAGGGATGAAAATTCTTGCGAGGGTAAAGGTTACTTACCATCCATCTTATGGCTTGGCTTTGAACATTTTTAATATAGATCCATCTTATACTATTGGCGAAATGCAGTTGAAAAAGAACCAGATACTGGCAAAACTTGAGAACGAAGGTTTACTTGAATTAAACAAATCTCTTGAACTTCCACTTGTTCCTCAAAATATTGCGCTTATTTCATCTGAAAGTGCAGCTGGGTATGAGGACTTTATTAGACATCTTATTTATAATGAAAAAGGATATAATTTTAATGTAAAACTATTTTCTTCTGTAATGCAGGGTAAAGACGTTGAAAATTCAATTATAAGCTCTTTGGACGCTATAGCTGAATACAGAAATTTTGAAGTGGTAGTTATTGTGAGGGGAGGGGGATCGGTAGGAGAGTTAGATTGTTTCAACAGTTATAATCTAGCAAAAAAGATCTCACAATTTCCGATCCCGGTTCTTGTAGGAATTGGGCACGATAGAGATAAAACAGTTTTAGATTACGTTGCTTATGAAGGATTTAAAAATCCTACTGCTGTAGCACATTTTTTGATAAACAGAGTAGAAGCCTTTGAAAACCAACTTAAAGATAAGTTATATAAAATATTTAGTTTAAGTTCTGAAAAAATAGACAGAGAAATAAAAACTGTAGAAAGAGTATCTATCAGGATCAAAGAAAAAATACTTGAAAATTTGAACACCTCAAAATCAAATATTAACTATATAGGTAATAGGATCTTTCCTGATTTTTTAAGAAGAATTGATTTGGAAAAAAGAAAGTCTGACAAAATTCTTTTCAATATCTTTTCAAGACTAAAAGAAAGAGTAGGGGACGAGTATTCATTTTTGCAAGGAAAGGAATACGAATTAAAAAGTAAAGTCATATCAGTATTTCAAGAAAATAAAAATTTTGTTGCAAATCTTGAAAGAGAAATAAGATTAAAGGACCCCAGAGAAATCTTGAAAAGAGGTTTTTCTATTACAACTTTACAAGGAAAGGTAATTAAAAATTATGAAGATGTTGCAGAAGGCTCAAGTATTTTGACACATTTTTTTAACTTTGATCTTTTTAGCGTAGTAGAAAGGAAGGTAAAAACTAATGAATGA
- the xseB gene encoding exodeoxyribonuclease VII small subunit: MNEEISYKEALDELNSIVQKIESDEIDMDELSNIVKRALFLVNLCKSKLKKTEDELQSMFNELNS; encoded by the coding sequence ATGAATGAAGAAATAAGTTACAAAGAAGCTTTAGATGAATTAAATTCTATTGTCCAAAAGATTGAATCCGACGAAATTGATATGGATGAGCTCTCTAATATTGTGAAAAGGGCATTGTTTTTAGTAAATCTTTGTAAAAGCAAGTTAAAGAAAACAGAAGATGAGCTACAAAGCATGTTCAATGAGCTAAACTCTTAA
- a CDS encoding manganese-dependent inorganic pyrophosphatase: protein MSDVYVVGHKAPDTDSVCSAIVYAELKGYNSARAGELNDETKFVLNKFGFKEPELLENVEGKKLVLVDHNEASQRVCGEDSSMVIEIIDHHKFNFVNNTPIYILNEPLGSTCTILAKHYMDKIKDKPKLAGLLLSALLSDTVIFKSPTTTEEDKKIAQELAKIAGIDDINAFGIEIKKVQGSIIGKPIDSVVKKDYKDFDFGGKKVGIGQTEILDINEAYDRKNEIIKFIEELKNSGGYAMVAFAATDIMKEGSELFFAGDPGIIEKAFGKKPEGNSLWLPGVMSRKKQIAPPLEKAFKS from the coding sequence ATGTCAGATGTTTATGTAGTTGGTCACAAGGCACCAGACACCGACAGCGTTTGCTCTGCTATTGTTTATGCTGAATTGAAAGGTTATAATAGCGCAAGAGCAGGCGAGCTAAACGATGAGACAAAGTTTGTTTTAAACAAGTTTGGATTTAAAGAACCCGAATTACTTGAAAACGTTGAGGGGAAAAAGCTCGTACTGGTAGATCACAATGAAGCTTCACAAAGAGTTTGTGGCGAAGATTCATCGATGGTTATAGAAATAATCGACCATCACAAGTTTAATTTTGTAAATAACACTCCAATTTACATTTTGAATGAACCCCTTGGTTCAACCTGTACAATTTTGGCCAAGCATTATATGGACAAGATTAAGGATAAACCCAAATTGGCAGGTCTTTTGTTGAGTGCGCTTCTTTCTGACACCGTTATTTTTAAGTCTCCAACAACTACAGAAGAGGATAAAAAGATTGCTCAAGAGCTTGCAAAGATTGCAGGTATAGATGACATCAATGCTTTTGGTATAGAGATAAAGAAAGTACAAGGCAGCATTATTGGCAAGCCAATTGATAGTGTAGTTAAGAAAGACTATAAAGACTTTGATTTTGGTGGCAAGAAGGTTGGTATTGGCCAAACTGAAATCCTTGATATTAATGAAGCTTATGACAGAAAAAATGAGATAATCAAGTTTATAGAAGAATTAAAGAATTCTGGTGGATATGCAATGGTAGCCTTTGCCGCAACAGATATTATGAAAGAGGGATCAGAGTTATTCTTTGCTGGTGATCCTGGTATAATTGAAAAGGCCTTTGGGAAGAAACCAGAAGGAAATTCTTTGTGGCTTCCTGGAGTTATGTCGAGAAAGAAACAAATTGCACCGCCTCTGGAGAAGGCTTTTAAATCGTAA
- a CDS encoding peptidyl-prolyl cis-trans isomerase: protein MLSIRKLFSIRKKKESSNLEQKSLQNEKKDKRFRFGFGFLKNIKFWLGVLVVVLVVSGAYTLFEFQPVATVNGEPIRRYEYEKTLGDAVSYYEQYGINLYDPKEASFFLELKKQVLNHMIDNKIITQEAKKENIKITPSEVDARIDEIKKSFPSEKDFFEALAKQKISMGELRNIIEQQLTAEALFKKLTSNVTISEAEVKAYYEEHKKEFVQPEQIHLRHILVKTEQEANYIYEQLKQGKDFATLAKEYSIDTPTKDKGGDLGWISKASLVPDLAKAADELKDNEFSKPIKSPFGYHIIEKLGTRPSKELSFDEVKNTLTAQLLRNKQAQSLEKWFKEKKEQSKITPDPIVAPMDNPVITAWERFKFWLVSLLNKTREGKPIQGPQPTTNPNTNSQGESQGSQSQQNSQSK, encoded by the coding sequence TTGTTATCAATTAGAAAATTGTTTTCAATCAGAAAGAAGAAAGAAAGTAGCAATTTAGAACAAAAAAGCTTACAAAATGAGAAGAAGGACAAAAGGTTTAGGTTTGGGTTTGGTTTTCTAAAGAACATAAAATTTTGGTTGGGCGTGTTGGTTGTCGTTTTGGTTGTTTCAGGTGCATATACACTGTTTGAATTTCAACCTGTTGCAACTGTTAATGGTGAACCAATAAGAAGATATGAATATGAAAAGACATTAGGTGATGCTGTTAGTTATTATGAGCAATATGGAATAAATCTTTATGATCCTAAGGAAGCTTCTTTTTTCCTCGAGTTAAAAAAACAAGTATTAAATCACATGATAGATAATAAGATAATTACTCAAGAAGCCAAAAAAGAAAATATAAAAATTACTCCTTCTGAAGTGGATGCAAGAATTGATGAAATAAAGAAAAGCTTTCCATCAGAAAAGGATTTTTTTGAAGCTTTAGCTAAACAAAAGATATCAATGGGCGAGTTAAGAAATATTATTGAACAGCAACTGACAGCTGAAGCTCTATTTAAGAAATTAACTTCTAATGTAACTATATCAGAAGCTGAGGTGAAAGCCTATTATGAAGAACACAAAAAGGAGTTTGTACAGCCAGAACAAATCCACTTGAGACATATTTTAGTCAAAACAGAGCAAGAAGCTAATTATATTTACGAACAGCTTAAGCAGGGAAAGGATTTTGCTACCCTTGCAAAAGAGTATTCAATTGATACGCCTACAAAGGATAAGGGGGGAGATCTTGGTTGGATCTCAAAAGCAAGTCTGGTTCCTGATCTAGCTAAGGCAGCAGATGAACTAAAGGATAACGAATTTTCTAAACCAATAAAAAGTCCTTTTGGATATCATATAATTGAAAAACTTGGCACCAGACCATCAAAAGAACTCTCGTTTGATGAGGTTAAAAATACTTTAACTGCTCAACTTCTCAGAAATAAACAGGCTCAGAGTTTGGAGAAGTGGTTTAAGGAGAAGAAAGAGCAATCAAAGATTACTCCTGATCCAATTGTTGCGCCTATGGATAATCCAGTTATAACAGCCTGGGAGAGGTTTAAGTTTTGGTTAGTTTCTTTGTTAAATAAAACAAGAGAGGGTAAACCAATCCAGGGGCCACAACCAACTACGAATCCTAATACGAATTCTCAGGGTGAGAGTCAAGGTTCGCAAAGTCAACAAAACTCTCAGAGCAAATAA
- the mazG gene encoding nucleoside triphosphate pyrophosphohydrolase has protein sequence MSKDRYNFSDLVEIVKILRSEKGCPWDKKQTHESIKSNLIEEAYEVIDAIDKKNISSLREELGDLLLQVVFHSQMEAEKKAFDIYDVIDSLVKKLIYRHPHVFGDVCVKDSDEVLKRWENLKLKSNNNAFEESIFSGFTTALPALILAYKAQRRAKNVGFDWDNYDDIVEKIKEEIDEFKSTVNSNNRDKMIDEMGDILFSVVNLARFFNIYPEDALRLSTLKFIKRFVLMERIIRDDNLKISDLDIEKLDFYWEKAKEFETG, from the coding sequence TTGTCTAAAGATCGTTATAATTTTTCTGATTTAGTCGAAATAGTAAAAATTCTTCGATCAGAGAAGGGATGTCCTTGGGACAAAAAACAAACACACGAAAGTATAAAATCGAACTTAATTGAAGAAGCTTATGAAGTAATAGATGCAATTGATAAGAAGAATATCTCTTCTTTAAGAGAAGAGCTAGGAGATTTGCTTTTACAGGTGGTTTTTCATTCACAGATGGAAGCTGAGAAGAAGGCTTTTGACATCTATGACGTTATAGACTCTTTGGTAAAAAAATTAATTTACAGACATCCACACGTTTTTGGAGATGTCTGTGTGAAAGATTCTGATGAAGTATTAAAAAGATGGGAAAATTTAAAACTAAAGTCTAATAATAACGCATTTGAAGAAAGTATTTTTTCTGGCTTTACCACAGCTCTTCCAGCTCTCATACTAGCTTACAAGGCTCAAAGGAGAGCTAAAAATGTTGGTTTCGATTGGGATAATTATGATGATATTGTGGAAAAGATCAAAGAAGAAATTGATGAATTTAAAAGTACTGTGAATTCCAATAATAGAGATAAAATGATAGATGAAATGGGAGATATTCTTTTTAGCGTGGTAAATTTGGCTAGGTTTTTTAATATATATCCAGAAGACGCATTGAGGCTTTCTACTTTGAAGTTTATAAAAAGGTTTGTCTTGATGGAAAGGATTATAAGAGATGATAATTTGAAGATTTCAGATCTTGATATTGAAAAGCTAGATTTTTATTGGGAAAAAGCAAAAGAATTTGAGACTGGATAA
- a CDS encoding S4 domain-containing protein has protein sequence MRLDKWLKITGLIKRRTIAKEMCECGFVLVNGRVAKPDYSVKVGDRIEIVSPKLITVIVEDELPKRGIGYKIST, from the coding sequence TTGAGACTGGATAAGTGGCTTAAAATAACAGGTTTGATAAAGAGAAGAACAATAGCTAAAGAAATGTGTGAGTGTGGATTTGTTCTGGTTAATGGAAGGGTTGCGAAGCCAGATTATAGCGTAAAGGTAGGAGATAGAATTGAAATCGTTTCCCCAAAGTTAATAACTGTAATTGTTGAAGATGAATTACCAAAAAGAGGTATCGGATACAAGATTTCGACCTAG
- a CDS encoding S1 RNA-binding domain-containing protein, translating into MVHIMPGEFYEGVVIGTAKFGAFVELPSGEIGLVHISEVSDDYVKDVDTVIKKGDKIRVKVLSIKNDGKIELSIKQATISFEDKMNIFKKQSEERLLDLKRSLEPKRKGKRQK; encoded by the coding sequence ATGGTTCATATCATGCCCGGGGAATTTTATGAGGGTGTAGTAATTGGAACGGCAAAATTTGGAGCTTTTGTTGAACTTCCCTCAGGTGAGATAGGTCTTGTACACATTTCAGAGGTATCAGATGATTATGTAAAAGACGTTGATACGGTAATAAAAAAGGGTGACAAAATAAGAGTAAAGGTATTATCTATTAAAAACGATGGTAAAATTGAACTTTCGATCAAACAAGCTACAATAAGTTTTGAAGACAAGATGAATATCTTTAAAAAACAAAGTGAAGAAAGACTTCTTGATTTAAAAAGAAGTTTGGAGCCAAAACGTAAGGGAAAAAGGCAAAAATAG
- a CDS encoding argininosuccinate synthase, with product MVKKKVVLAYSGGLDTSVAIKWLQEKYDSEVITLTVDIGQGEEIEPIVEKARNVGAIKAIALDLRREFLTDYAFKALKANCTYEYNYHLSAALSRPLIASYLVKLAKENNASAVSHGCTAKGNDQVRFDLTIKTLKEDLAIWAPMREWVMTREEEIDYAQKNNIPVPVGRKSPFSIDLNLWGRSIEAGPIEDIEKEPPEEAFQLVVSPEKAPDKPEYVEIEFENNVPVGLNSNRMNPEDLVERLNKIAGSHGIGRSDMVENRLVGIKTREVYEAPAATVLVKAHRDLESLVLPRDLFHFKSLIDEKYSCLIYDGLWFSPLKKALDSFIDSFSERITGKIKIKLFKGSLTVVSRSSPFSMYQQDLATYGQNDSFLHNSAVGFIDIFSLPNRVYHRVGHGKKF from the coding sequence ATTGTGAAGAAAAAGGTAGTATTAGCTTATTCTGGCGGATTAGACACATCTGTAGCCATAAAGTGGCTACAGGAAAAATATGACTCTGAAGTTATAACCCTTACTGTAGATATTGGACAGGGAGAGGAAATTGAACCAATTGTTGAGAAGGCAAGAAATGTTGGTGCAATAAAAGCAATTGCTTTAGATTTAAGGCGTGAATTTTTAACTGATTATGCATTTAAGGCGCTTAAAGCTAACTGTACTTATGAATACAATTATCATCTTTCTGCAGCTCTTTCCAGGCCGCTAATTGCATCTTATCTTGTAAAGCTTGCTAAGGAAAACAATGCTTCGGCAGTATCCCATGGTTGTACCGCAAAAGGAAACGATCAGGTAAGGTTTGATCTGACAATAAAGACTCTTAAAGAAGATCTTGCAATATGGGCACCAATGAGAGAATGGGTTATGACAAGAGAAGAAGAGATTGATTATGCTCAAAAAAACAATATACCGGTCCCAGTTGGTAGAAAAAGCCCCTTTTCAATCGATTTGAATTTGTGGGGCAGGAGTATAGAGGCAGGTCCAATAGAAGATATTGAAAAGGAGCCACCTGAGGAAGCATTTCAACTTGTCGTGTCGCCTGAAAAGGCACCTGACAAACCAGAATACGTTGAAATTGAGTTTGAAAATAATGTTCCAGTAGGACTTAACTCTAACAGGATGAATCCAGAAGATCTTGTGGAGAGACTGAATAAAATTGCAGGTTCTCATGGGATTGGTCGTTCTGATATGGTTGAAAATAGATTGGTTGGCATAAAAACGAGAGAAGTTTATGAGGCTCCTGCTGCTACAGTTCTGGTAAAGGCACACAGAGATCTGGAATCTCTTGTTTTGCCAAGAGACCTGTTTCACTTTAAATCTTTAATAGACGAAAAGTATTCTTGTCTGATATATGATGGCCTCTGGTTTTCACCCTTGAAGAAAGCTCTTGATTCCTTTATAGACTCTTTTAGCGAAAGGATTACAGGAAAGATAAAGATAAAGCTCTTTAAAGGAAGTTTGACTGTGGTTAGCAGAAGTTCTCCTTTTAGCATGTATCAACAAGATCTGGCAACTTACGGTCAAAATGACTCCTTTTTGCACAACAGCGCAGTGGGCTTTATAGATATATTTAGTTTGCCAAATAGGGTTTATCATAGGGTAGGACATGGGAAAAAGTTTTAG
- the argH gene encoding argininosuccinate lyase: MGKSFRAWQGRLPDTKRELIEFSSSLDLDRRFFLQDSCLNSVYAEELSLIGLISKEDFEVIKSGIKELVKAYLNNNVEFSNQDEDIHMAIERLLSEKIGETAFKMHAGKSRNDQVITDFKMFLRIEILNILTKLNNFFDSFLEISQRYEDVIMPAYTHTQQAQPIIFSHWVFAHLYSLFECVKKLIEVYESCRMLPLGSAAIAGSAFNLDRFRLAKKLGFEAPTFNSIETISSRDFALDFLYALATISIKLSCLAQDLITFSTSEYGFINLPDEFCTGSSIMPQKKNPDFLELIRGRSSIVIGNLISLLTLMKGLSIGYHRDLQEDKTVVFSSLDIVSSILVLLPEFISKINLNVEKIKQSLNQGLLATDIADYLAKNGVPFREAHSRVGSLVRLAEEKGVKIFELDFEDVRKILKDIDFNSYRNFDFVSSVNARNIYGGTSKSSVKCQRDQFIEIKKDFVSFIEIQKKKESYIYIQAIDANPFDL; the protein is encoded by the coding sequence ATGGGAAAAAGTTTTAGGGCCTGGCAGGGGAGACTCCCTGATACCAAGAGAGAACTTATAGAGTTTAGCTCTTCTTTAGATCTTGATAGGAGATTTTTTTTACAGGATTCTTGTTTGAACTCTGTATATGCTGAAGAGCTTTCTTTGATAGGACTTATCTCTAAAGAAGATTTTGAAGTTATAAAATCTGGCATTAAAGAGCTTGTCAAAGCATACTTGAATAACAATGTTGAGTTTTCCAATCAGGATGAAGACATTCACATGGCCATAGAAAGGCTACTTTCTGAGAAAATTGGCGAGACTGCTTTTAAGATGCATGCAGGAAAAAGTAGAAATGATCAGGTTATAACAGACTTTAAGATGTTTTTAAGAATTGAAATATTAAATATATTAACGAAATTAAACAATTTCTTTGATTCTTTCCTTGAAATTTCTCAAAGATATGAAGATGTAATAATGCCAGCTTATACACACACTCAACAGGCCCAGCCAATTATTTTTTCTCATTGGGTTTTTGCTCACCTCTATAGTTTATTTGAGTGTGTGAAGAAATTAATAGAAGTCTATGAATCTTGTAGAATGTTACCACTTGGTTCGGCTGCTATTGCTGGAAGTGCATTCAACCTCGACAGGTTCAGACTTGCAAAAAAACTTGGCTTTGAAGCGCCAACGTTTAACAGTATTGAGACAATTTCATCCAGGGATTTTGCTCTTGACTTCCTTTATGCTTTAGCAACGATCTCAATTAAGCTTTCGTGCCTTGCACAAGATCTTATTACTTTTTCTACCTCGGAATATGGATTTATAAACTTACCTGATGAATTCTGTACGGGCTCATCTATAATGCCACAGAAAAAAAATCCTGATTTTCTTGAACTTATAAGGGGAAGGAGTTCAATAGTTATAGGAAATCTTATTTCGCTTTTAACGCTTATGAAGGGACTTTCAATAGGATACCATAGGGATCTTCAAGAAGATAAAACTGTCGTATTTAGTTCTCTTGATATAGTTTCTTCTATTCTTGTGCTTTTACCTGAGTTTATATCAAAAATAAATTTGAACGTTGAAAAAATAAAACAAAGCCTTAATCAGGGGTTGCTTGCTACAGATATTGCAGATTATCTTGCTAAAAATGGCGTTCCATTCAGAGAGGCACATTCTAGAGTGGGGTCTCTTGTTAGGTTAGCTGAGGAAAAAGGGGTTAAAATTTTTGAGCTAGATTTCGAAGACGTCAGGAAAATTTTAAAAGATATTGACTTTAACTCATACAGAAACTTTGATTTCGTATCTTCAGTAAATGCAAGAAATATTTATGGAGGAACATCAAAAAGTTCTGTAAAGTGCCAGAGAGATCAATTTATTGAAATAAAGAAAGATTTTGTCTCTTTTATTGAGATCCAGAAGAAAAAAGAATCTTATATTTACATTCAAGCAATTGATGCGAACCCTTTTGATCTCTGA
- a CDS encoding DUF1385 domain-containing protein, producing MISDLRPVYKKINFVSHFDTIGRLILFFRTHGCEIFLTHTDDGYCAISKDDVIGFGWNDLVSDLLMNKNLSPLMFVFENDSVDKFLQLSLIYKKPVIVLGPGNIPVGILYYPDVIAFLNGYPMPTRVSGVSTPFGIFFTNSLARGGVNDIKLFLTGGLFSLFAIILFITGSFFYEILKYNFVDFDPYTLSLFSIILPLVIFLFLIKFSKLSKLHGAEHKVAHAIESGDILSKNSVNSYSRVHKRCGTNLLILLFLLQIMVIYINPILACVIALFTWRALGNKIQFYITTSEPGEKEINNALFAGRDFMKNYFNTIINNVKISSFRKVYNLGIFQILSGYFFVIFVINFLAWSLLWLGILPKDYYQLLRLFL from the coding sequence TTGATCTCTGATTTAAGACCTGTTTACAAGAAGATTAATTTTGTTTCACATTTTGATACCATAGGCAGGCTTATATTATTCTTTAGGACTCACGGTTGTGAAATCTTTTTAACGCATACAGATGATGGTTATTGTGCAATTTCGAAAGATGATGTTATTGGGTTCGGATGGAATGATCTGGTAAGCGATCTTTTAATGAACAAAAATTTATCACCTTTGATGTTTGTTTTTGAAAATGATTCTGTCGATAAATTTTTGCAACTTTCTTTAATATATAAAAAACCTGTTATTGTACTAGGTCCAGGCAATATCCCGGTAGGGATTTTATATTATCCAGATGTAATAGCCTTTTTAAATGGTTATCCTATGCCTACAAGAGTATCAGGGGTATCTACCCCATTTGGGATTTTTTTCACAAATTCTCTTGCAAGAGGTGGAGTAAACGATATAAAACTGTTTCTTACTGGAGGTCTCTTTTCTCTGTTTGCAATTATACTGTTTATTACAGGCAGCTTTTTCTATGAAATATTAAAATATAATTTTGTAGATTTTGATCCCTACACACTTTCACTTTTTTCCATAATTTTACCTCTTGTAATTTTTTTGTTTTTAATAAAATTTAGTAAGCTATCAAAGTTACACGGTGCAGAACATAAAGTGGCACATGCTATTGAATCTGGAGATATTCTTTCTAAGAATTCAGTGAATTCTTATTCAAGAGTTCATAAAAGGTGTGGCACAAACTTGTTGATATTATTATTCCTTTTACAAATAATGGTTATTTATATTAATCCGATTTTAGCTTGTGTTATTGCTCTTTTTACATGGAGGGCTTTGGGCAATAAGATACAGTTTTATATCACTACTTCAGAACCAGGCGAGAAAGAGATAAACAATGCGCTTTTTGCCGGTAGAGATTTTATGAAAAATTACTTTAATACTATTATAAATAACGTTAAAATTAGTTCATTCAGAAAAGTATATAATTTAGGAATATTCCAAATATTGAGTGGATACTTTTTTGTGATCTTTGTAATTAATTTTCTTGCATGGAGTTTATTGTGGCTTGGTATATTACCAAAAGATTATTATCAGCTATTGCGCTTGTTTTTATAA